A single region of the Salicibibacter cibi genome encodes:
- the aspS gene encoding aspartate--tRNA ligase yields MAKKERSHYCGEITESMIGENVRLKGWARTRRDLGQVIFIDLGDSSGIVQTVFNPDISEKALTIADGVRSEYVLDVQGKVVLRDEETVNEKIATGTVEVQVEEIAILNKSKPLPFSMDEDINVSEDVRLSHRYLDLRRPEMQRIFQLRHKITQETRNYLNEHSFMEAETPMLTKSTPEGARDYLVPSRVHEHEFFALPQSPQLFKQLFMIAGFERYYQIARCFRDEDLRADRQPEFTQIDIEASFMDKEALFSMTEEMMARLLKISHDFDVTTPFPRMTYHEAMHRYGSDKPDTRFGMELVELSDIVKNSRFQVFTKALENNGIVKGLNAKGQGDGMSRKEIDDLAEFAAIYGAKGLAWLRVESPDSLKGPIAKFLNEDEQRQVMEAMEAEQGDLLLFAADESSVVFDVLGALRLKFGKELGLIDEKAFHFLWVTDFPLVEYDKDTNRHVALHHPFTRPVEEDIDKLETAPEEVTADAYDLVLNGYELGGGSQRIHEPDLQMKMFRTLGFSEEKAKEQFGFLIDALSYGAPPHGGIALGLDRIVMLLAEADNLREVIAFPKTASAGDLLTGAPSSVSEEQWKELHLRPRQQPGQ; encoded by the coding sequence ATGGCAAAAAAGGAAAGAAGCCATTATTGCGGTGAGATTACGGAAAGCATGATCGGCGAAAATGTTCGGCTCAAAGGTTGGGCGAGAACGAGGAGAGATTTGGGGCAAGTTATTTTTATTGACCTCGGCGATTCCAGCGGGATCGTCCAAACGGTTTTTAACCCTGATATTAGTGAAAAAGCTTTAACGATTGCTGATGGCGTCCGTAGTGAATATGTGCTTGATGTGCAAGGGAAAGTCGTTCTCCGGGACGAGGAAACGGTGAATGAAAAGATTGCTACCGGAACTGTGGAAGTGCAAGTCGAGGAAATAGCCATTCTAAACAAATCAAAACCGTTGCCTTTTTCAATGGACGAAGATATCAACGTCTCCGAAGATGTGCGTTTGTCCCATCGGTATCTTGATTTGCGGCGACCGGAAATGCAACGCATTTTTCAATTGCGTCACAAAATTACCCAGGAAACCCGCAATTACTTAAATGAGCATTCATTTATGGAGGCGGAGACGCCGATGTTGACGAAAAGCACGCCGGAAGGCGCACGTGACTATTTGGTCCCAAGCCGTGTGCATGAGCACGAATTCTTTGCGCTTCCGCAATCGCCGCAGCTTTTTAAACAGCTGTTTATGATTGCCGGTTTTGAGCGCTACTATCAAATTGCCCGCTGTTTCCGTGACGAAGATCTTCGCGCGGACCGGCAACCGGAGTTTACGCAAATTGATATCGAAGCATCGTTCATGGATAAAGAAGCGCTGTTTTCCATGACCGAAGAAATGATGGCGCGGTTATTAAAAATTAGCCATGATTTCGATGTGACGACGCCTTTTCCACGCATGACCTATCATGAAGCGATGCATCGGTATGGTTCGGATAAACCCGATACACGCTTCGGTATGGAATTGGTGGAGCTTTCCGACATTGTTAAGAACAGTCGTTTTCAAGTTTTCACAAAAGCGCTTGAAAACAACGGCATCGTGAAAGGGTTGAATGCAAAAGGACAGGGGGATGGCATGTCCAGAAAAGAGATCGATGATCTCGCCGAATTTGCCGCGATTTACGGAGCGAAAGGGCTTGCCTGGTTGAGGGTTGAGAGCCCCGACTCGTTAAAAGGGCCGATTGCGAAATTTTTAAATGAAGACGAGCAACGTCAAGTGATGGAAGCAATGGAGGCAGAGCAAGGAGATTTACTGTTGTTTGCTGCCGATGAGTCAAGCGTTGTGTTTGATGTGTTAGGCGCATTGCGCTTAAAATTCGGAAAGGAACTTGGGCTCATTGATGAAAAAGCTTTCCATTTCCTTTGGGTGACCGACTTCCCGCTCGTTGAATATGACAAAGATACCAATCGCCATGTTGCTCTTCACCATCCATTTACGCGACCGGTTGAAGAAGATATTGACAAACTGGAAACGGCTCCGGAAGAAGTTACGGCAGATGCCTATGATCTCGTTTTGAATGGCTACGAACTTGGTGGCGGTTCACAGCGTATTCATGAGCCTGACCTGCAAATGAAAATGTTTCGAACGCTTGGATTTAGTGAAGAAAAAGCGAAAGAGCAATTTGGTTTTCTCATTGACGCCCTCTCTTATGGCGCTCCCCCACACGGAGGCATTGCTCTTGGTCTGGACCGAATTGTTATGCTCCTTGCCGAGGCCGATAATTTGCGCGAGGTTATTGCCTTTCCGAAGACGGCAAGTGCAGGCGACTTATTAACGGGGGCGCCAAGCAGCGTTAGCGAAGAACAATGGAAAGAATTGCATTTGCGTCCGAGACAACAACCCGGACAATAA
- a CDS encoding M24 family metallopeptidase codes for MSINQEIVEMRMSMFRSRMADKSIDYTLLWDPDNQYYLSNFQAISYSRPIVLLIEQKKSQYIIPALEEDHAKEKTNVDEFFIYHEKVQNSHLNTDYKEPLCNIMNDWPKDVVVGVEMDILPASIYQILHEQGFRMKDIEQDLIELRSVKDQEEIYWLEQAGRLSDAALEASFANVRVGMSELEFDSFGDQKLLEMASKEFPGLIVGYENWTCSGIERSVMPHLHSSTRKYENNDVIIHSRQVWINGYRAENERTFFMGEPTEEQKKCFQLAVDAQQAGFDMVKPGVKAKDVDIASFDIFEEKGYGKYVQHRIGHGLGLTEHEEPYLRFDNDLVLEEGMVYTIEPGIYVPGVGGFRHSDTVIVTKDGCRSITAYPREMEKLMF; via the coding sequence ATGTCTATAAATCAAGAAATAGTAGAAATGCGAATGTCAATGTTTCGCTCCCGTATGGCTGACAAGAGCATCGATTACACGTTGTTATGGGACCCTGATAACCAATATTATTTGAGTAATTTTCAAGCGATTTCCTATTCCAGGCCCATTGTGCTGCTCATTGAACAGAAAAAATCCCAATACATTATCCCGGCTTTAGAGGAAGATCACGCGAAGGAAAAGACAAATGTTGATGAGTTTTTTATTTACCATGAAAAAGTACAAAATAGTCACTTGAATACAGATTATAAAGAGCCTTTATGCAATATCATGAATGATTGGCCTAAAGATGTTGTTGTGGGTGTTGAAATGGACATACTGCCTGCCTCGATATATCAAATATTGCATGAACAAGGGTTTAGAATGAAAGATATAGAACAAGATCTCATTGAATTACGTAGTGTGAAAGATCAAGAGGAAATTTATTGGCTTGAACAAGCAGGTCGTTTGTCAGATGCAGCGTTAGAAGCGTCATTTGCAAATGTAAGAGTCGGGATGAGTGAACTGGAATTTGATTCTTTTGGCGATCAGAAATTATTAGAAATGGCTTCAAAAGAGTTTCCTGGTTTAATTGTTGGTTATGAAAACTGGACGTGTTCCGGAATCGAGCGTAGTGTGATGCCTCATCTTCACTCCAGCACGCGTAAATACGAAAATAATGACGTGATTATACATAGTCGGCAAGTATGGATCAATGGATATCGCGCGGAAAATGAACGAACTTTTTTTATGGGAGAACCCACGGAAGAGCAAAAAAAATGCTTTCAACTTGCTGTAGATGCTCAACAAGCTGGTTTTGACATGGTCAAGCCAGGTGTGAAGGCCAAAGATGTGGATATTGCTTCCTTTGATATTTTTGAGGAAAAAGGCTACGGAAAATATGTGCAGCATCGAATTGGACATGGGCTTGGTTTGACAGAGCATGAAGAACCTTACCTTCGTTTTGACAATGATCTTGTTTTAGAAGAAGGCATGGTTTATACGATCGAACCGGGCATTTATGTACCGGGTGTTGGCGGCTTTCGTCACTCTGATACAGTTATTGTTACAAAAGACGGGTGCCGAAGTATTACAGCATATCCTCGGGAAATGGAAAAGCTGATGTTTTAA
- a CDS encoding BCCT family transporter, whose protein sequence is MSEKIDKTIFYPSILVVLIAIGLLIGFRETAEPVIEEMLAMVTTNLDWAFEFLTIGLFILFIWLIFGRFGKVKLGDPDDKPEFSRFSWGGMLFTASMGTSIMFWSIVEPLYYYTDPPFGIEPETAEAGDYAVTYGLFHWGISAWALYALPALVIAYSLYVRKERSLRISTACRGILGKHADGLIGKGIDILVIWSLVGGLGTSLGLGVPMVSNVISEIIGVEPSMMMNVLVLLVFTVIFSISAYIGLYKGIRRLSDWNVYIALGLALFVIVVGPTMFLLSYFANSLGLMFDNFMRMSLHTDPISQSGFPQDWTVFYFAWFAATAPFIGLFVARISKGRTIRDLLSTVILWGSFGSWLYFGVFGGYGINLELTGQLNFSEIVQESEQAVIVEVLSSLPLASLFLIFFAVLGFIFLSTSIDSAAYVLAGITTERLGGTEQPARWNRLLWGFILATLAISLTLAGELQVVQSSAVLVSVPVLIMYVLLASSLYRWLHEDEKKRRKNHVE, encoded by the coding sequence ATGAGTGAGAAAATTGACAAGACTATCTTTTATCCATCAATACTTGTCGTATTAATAGCCATTGGGTTGCTAATCGGATTTCGAGAAACAGCAGAGCCTGTGATTGAAGAGATGCTGGCAATGGTTACGACCAATTTGGACTGGGCGTTTGAGTTTCTGACAATAGGTTTATTTATCCTGTTTATATGGTTGATATTCGGACGTTTTGGCAAAGTGAAGCTAGGGGATCCCGATGATAAGCCCGAATTTTCAAGATTTAGTTGGGGTGGCATGCTTTTTACGGCTAGTATGGGAACAAGCATTATGTTTTGGTCCATTGTTGAGCCCCTTTACTATTATACGGATCCTCCATTCGGGATTGAACCTGAAACAGCAGAAGCCGGCGATTATGCTGTTACTTATGGTTTATTCCATTGGGGTATATCTGCATGGGCTTTATACGCCCTCCCGGCACTCGTGATTGCCTATAGCCTCTATGTTCGAAAAGAACGATCATTAAGGATCAGCACTGCTTGTCGAGGTATTTTGGGGAAGCATGCTGATGGTTTAATCGGGAAAGGAATCGACATTCTTGTGATATGGAGCCTTGTTGGAGGTTTGGGAACGTCATTAGGTCTTGGCGTACCTATGGTTTCTAATGTTATATCGGAGATCATTGGGGTAGAACCATCTATGATGATGAATGTATTGGTCCTTTTAGTGTTTACGGTCATCTTTAGTATAAGTGCTTATATCGGCTTATACAAAGGCATTCGACGACTAAGTGATTGGAATGTATATATAGCCCTGGGATTGGCTTTATTTGTTATCGTTGTAGGTCCGACAATGTTTCTTCTCTCCTATTTTGCCAATAGTCTAGGTTTAATGTTCGACAATTTTATGCGTATGAGCTTGCATACAGATCCTATTAGTCAAAGTGGATTTCCGCAAGACTGGACCGTCTTCTATTTTGCATGGTTCGCGGCGACGGCCCCATTTATTGGTCTATTTGTGGCCCGTATTTCCAAAGGTCGTACCATTCGTGATCTTTTGAGTACCGTTATATTATGGGGGTCATTTGGAAGTTGGCTTTATTTTGGGGTCTTCGGTGGCTATGGCATAAATTTAGAACTTACGGGACAACTTAATTTCTCAGAAATCGTTCAGGAAAGTGAGCAGGCTGTTATCGTAGAAGTTTTAAGTTCCTTGCCTTTGGCTTCACTGTTTCTCATCTTCTTTGCGGTTCTCGGTTTTATTTTCTTGTCAACCTCTATTGACTCTGCTGCATACGTACTCGCGGGGATTACAACGGAAAGGTTAGGAGGGACTGAGCAGCCAGCACGATGGAACCGCTTGTTATGGGGGTTTATCTTAGCCACACTGGCCATTAGCTTAACGCTCGCAGGGGAATTGCAAGTCGTTCAATCATCAGCCGTACTCGTTTCCGTACCGGTGTTAATCATGTATGTATTGTTAGCTTCCTCTCTCTATCGTTGGCTTCATGAAGATGAAAAGAAAAGGAGAAAAAACCATGTCGAGTAA
- a CDS encoding TetR/AcrR family transcriptional regulator, translating into MSSKEIQRERMWHYFINAAADLIEEVGIEKITARKVAERAGFTTSTIYNYFQELSHVIFFASMRYTKPYLEHLPLYMAQGRNTLEKWLYGWECFCKESFKHPQIYASIFINHLGSIPENLLNHYYSIYKNDLVRLPEHLQSIILEHTLSIRSSLYVQQAVDEEMLSQGDVNYISEVTLLIWKGMMMNVLNQRRTYSETEAMQQTLQLIQKTVMKVVPEEKQNDVKVVFHFDHEACV; encoded by the coding sequence ATGTCGAGTAAAGAAATACAAAGAGAACGAATGTGGCACTATTTTATTAATGCGGCGGCTGATTTGATAGAAGAAGTAGGGATTGAAAAAATCACAGCTCGTAAAGTTGCCGAGAGAGCAGGATTTACAACTTCCACGATCTATAATTATTTTCAAGAGCTTTCCCATGTTATATTTTTCGCATCTATGCGTTACACAAAACCGTATCTTGAACATTTGCCGCTGTATATGGCTCAAGGAAGGAATACGCTAGAAAAATGGTTGTACGGGTGGGAATGCTTTTGCAAAGAATCGTTTAAACACCCACAGATCTATGCAAGTATTTTTATTAATCATTTAGGTTCCATTCCTGAAAATTTGCTCAATCATTACTACAGTATATACAAAAATGATCTCGTAAGATTACCTGAACATCTTCAATCCATTATATTGGAGCATACACTCTCCATACGAAGTTCCCTATATGTACAGCAAGCGGTGGATGAAGAAATGCTAAGTCAAGGAGATGTGAATTATATTTCAGAAGTCACCCTTTTAATTTGGAAAGGCATGATGATGAATGTGTTAAATCAACGTAGGACATATTCGGAAACAGAAGCGATGCAACAAACACTTCAACTTATCCAAAAAACGGTAATGAAGGTTGTTCCGGAAGAAAAACAAAATGATGTAAAGGTGGTATTTCATTTTGATCATGAAGCATGTGTGTGA
- a CDS encoding RsfA family transcriptional regulator has protein sequence MTKVRQDAWSHEDDVLLAETVLKHIREGSTQLKAFEEVGDILNRTAAACGFRWNAVVRDRYEGKISEAKRDRKNFQRRDAANAVQQTLGMKTANAMETSSENKANPGNDEDLSLEQVIVFLETLKNKRENTGIDEEKVTVLEEENQQLQTAVNAWRYKHEELEKEYQSLLTVINRARKMTFMDETNAEPFMRSNDFRLDHDGNIENIAKDSV, from the coding sequence ATGACGAAAGTACGCCAAGATGCTTGGTCACACGAGGACGATGTATTACTGGCCGAAACAGTATTAAAACACATAAGAGAAGGAAGCACGCAATTAAAAGCCTTTGAAGAAGTCGGCGATATATTAAATCGCACGGCTGCTGCCTGCGGTTTCCGTTGGAATGCAGTTGTACGAGATCGTTATGAAGGGAAAATAAGCGAAGCAAAACGGGACCGGAAAAACTTTCAACGGCGAGATGCCGCAAACGCCGTGCAACAAACGCTAGGAATGAAAACGGCGAACGCGATGGAAACATCCTCCGAAAACAAGGCAAATCCCGGTAATGACGAAGACTTGTCACTCGAGCAGGTGATTGTCTTTTTGGAAACATTGAAAAACAAACGGGAAAATACCGGTATCGACGAAGAGAAAGTGACGGTGTTAGAAGAAGAAAATCAGCAACTGCAAACAGCGGTAAACGCTTGGCGCTATAAACACGAAGAACTGGAAAAAGAATATCAGTCTTTGCTCACCGTCATTAACCGTGCACGAAAAATGACGTTTATGGATGAAACCAACGCTGAGCCTTTCATGAGATCCAACGATTTTCGACTGGACCATGACGGTAACATTGAAAATATCGCCAAAGATTCAGTCTGA
- a CDS encoding replication-associated recombination protein A codes for MSSPPLAYRMRPKTVDEVYGQNHLLGEGALIQRMVQANKLHPMILHGPPGTGKTSLATALAGSTNIHYKLLNAAEHQKKDLQTAAEEARMYGSLILILDEFHRLDKSKQDFLLPHLESGELLVIGATTANPYHSINPAIRSRCHVFELHKPETTDIRKMLETALANDDKGLGEHLTKVDEDALEHMAASSGGDMRAALNALELAVLSTPTGDDGIIHIDVTIAETCTQKKNFDHDKDGDHHYDVLSAFQKSIRGSDADAALHYLARLIKVGDLTSIGRRLLVMAYEDIGLANPQAGARTLAAIETAERLGFPEARIPLANAVVELALSPKSNAAYRAMNTALQDIDKHGSAPIPAHIRDSSYQGAKHLNRGIGYLYPHDYKDGLIQQQYLPDPLKHHRYLRFQGNSKFEQAFREAQTKINQTIKPSQR; via the coding sequence ATGAGCAGCCCACCACTTGCCTATCGCATGCGTCCCAAAACCGTTGATGAAGTTTACGGCCAGAATCACCTGTTAGGAGAGGGAGCCCTTATTCAAAGAATGGTGCAGGCGAACAAGTTGCATCCAATGATTTTGCACGGTCCGCCCGGCACCGGGAAAACGTCACTTGCGACCGCACTTGCCGGGAGCACAAACATTCATTATAAACTGCTGAATGCTGCGGAACATCAAAAAAAAGATCTGCAAACCGCGGCGGAAGAAGCACGTATGTACGGAAGCTTAATTCTCATTCTTGACGAGTTCCATCGATTGGATAAAAGCAAACAGGATTTCTTGCTCCCCCATCTGGAAAGTGGGGAATTACTTGTGATCGGCGCAACGACCGCCAATCCCTATCATTCGATTAATCCCGCAATACGCAGTCGTTGCCATGTTTTCGAACTTCATAAACCCGAAACAACAGACATTCGTAAAATGCTCGAAACCGCGCTTGCAAACGACGACAAAGGGTTGGGTGAACATCTGACAAAAGTGGATGAAGATGCACTTGAACATATGGCCGCCTCTTCCGGCGGCGATATGAGAGCAGCCCTGAATGCGCTTGAACTCGCTGTTTTATCTACCCCTACGGGCGATGATGGTATCATTCACATTGATGTAACGATTGCCGAAACATGTACACAAAAGAAAAATTTCGATCATGACAAAGACGGCGATCATCATTACGACGTACTTTCCGCCTTCCAAAAATCCATCCGCGGAAGTGATGCGGATGCTGCCCTTCATTATTTAGCACGATTAATCAAGGTAGGCGACCTCACGAGCATTGGGCGCCGACTGCTCGTCATGGCATACGAAGATATCGGACTTGCCAATCCGCAAGCCGGGGCACGGACGTTGGCAGCTATTGAAACGGCAGAACGTTTGGGATTTCCGGAAGCACGGATCCCACTTGCAAATGCCGTCGTCGAACTCGCGCTCTCCCCAAAATCCAACGCTGCTTACCGGGCGATGAACACTGCTTTGCAAGACATTGACAAGCACGGATCAGCACCGATTCCCGCGCATATCCGGGACAGCAGTTACCAAGGGGCAAAACATTTAAATCGAGGAATCGGATACCTCTATCCGCATGATTACAAAGACGGGCTAATCCAACAGCAATATCTTCCTGACCCGTTAAAACACCACCGTTATTTGCGCTTCCAAGGCAACAGCAAATTTGAACAAGCATTTCGGGAAGCGCAAACGAAGATTAACCAGACGATTAAACCTTCACAGCGATAA
- a CDS encoding YczE/YyaS/YitT family protein has translation MQHSLGRVKRDFLRWGIFTAGIMIMSAGIALMIRADLGAAPWDVFHIGLMMNLGLTVGSWSIIVGTAIIATSALLDRRLPQLGSVLNMVFVGVFIDLFLHVISTPDHLGIQFFMLIMGVLIMGAGIGIYIAPKCGAGPRDMLMLSIANKTEIPIGRVRLFMEITILLCGWMLGGPVFIGTIIFSLTIGPVVGYTLPYCQRLFNAWLERGGENENFDERSIRTYHHDRVS, from the coding sequence GTGCAACACTCACTTGGGAGAGTGAAGAGAGACTTCTTGCGTTGGGGAATATTTACCGCAGGGATCATGATCATGTCGGCAGGGATTGCCTTAATGATTCGGGCGGATCTTGGCGCTGCACCTTGGGACGTGTTTCACATTGGCTTGATGATGAACCTAGGGTTAACGGTGGGAAGTTGGAGCATTATCGTCGGAACGGCAATTATAGCGACATCGGCGCTGTTGGACCGCAGGCTTCCACAATTGGGAAGCGTCCTTAATATGGTATTTGTCGGTGTGTTTATTGACCTTTTTCTTCATGTCATTTCCACACCGGATCACTTAGGTATACAATTTTTCATGTTAATCATGGGCGTACTCATTATGGGGGCAGGCATCGGCATTTATATTGCACCAAAATGCGGTGCCGGCCCACGGGATATGCTTATGCTGTCAATCGCAAATAAAACAGAAATACCGATTGGCCGTGTCCGTTTATTCATGGAAATCACGATTCTCCTATGCGGCTGGATGTTGGGCGGACCGGTTTTTATCGGCACCATTATTTTTTCATTGACAATTGGGCCGGTCGTTGGCTATACATTGCCTTACTGCCAACGACTATTTAATGCTTGGCTAGAAAGAGGGGGCGAAAATGAAAATTTCGACGAAAGGTCGATACGGACTTACCATCATGATCGCGTTAGCTAA
- the cymR gene encoding cysteine metabolism transcriptional regulator CymR produces the protein MKISTKGRYGLTIMIALAKKHGDGPISLRSIAKEYNLSEHYLEQLIAPLRNAMYVKSVRGAYGGYMLTKDPKEITAGDIIRVLEGPISPVEVVEDEEPAKRDLWIKIRDAVKDVLDSTTLDDLANYEETGDMEDYMFYI, from the coding sequence ATGAAAATTTCGACGAAAGGTCGATACGGACTTACCATCATGATCGCGTTAGCTAAAAAGCATGGAGATGGACCGATTTCTTTACGATCGATCGCGAAAGAGTATAACTTATCGGAGCACTACCTCGAGCAATTAATTGCGCCGCTCCGTAATGCGATGTACGTAAAAAGTGTCCGCGGCGCTTATGGCGGTTACATGCTGACAAAAGATCCGAAAGAGATTACCGCGGGAGACATTATCCGCGTCCTTGAAGGGCCGATCAGCCCGGTAGAAGTGGTGGAGGATGAAGAGCCGGCCAAACGTGACCTTTGGATTAAGATCAGGGATGCTGTAAAAGACGTACTCGATTCCACGACGCTCGATGATTTGGCGAACTATGAAGAGACAGGCGATATGGAAGACTATATGTTTTATATTTAG
- a CDS encoding cysteine desulfurase family protein — protein MTDIYLDHAATTPVRPEAWEAMKPYLDGTIAGNPSSIHHFGREARKAVDAARMSIAESLGANTEEIIFTSGGTEADNLAITGVARSRKHEGTHVITTEAEHHAVLHACKQLEREGYDVTYLPVMSDGTVRMDALQEALREDTILVTIMYGNNETGAINPIKAIGEHLRVHNALFHTDAVQAYGVLPLDVASLQVDLLTASAHKINGPKGSGFLYVKKETQLHPLFFGGEQERRLRPGTENVPAIAGFGEAVQLLMNEKRERAITYTRLVNHLLSALEDENVAYEINGQGQRLPHIINLHLPGISTEALLTQLDLKGIAVSSGSACTAGSFQPSHVLKAMYGEDDGRVRSSVRVSVGYGNDEEQLNEAAKAIANIADQHRRLLAKKRGETNGNKQ, from the coding sequence ATGACGGATATTTATTTGGACCATGCCGCGACAACGCCTGTGCGACCGGAAGCATGGGAAGCGATGAAACCTTATCTTGATGGGACGATAGCGGGCAATCCATCCAGCATTCACCATTTTGGACGAGAAGCGCGAAAAGCAGTGGATGCCGCCAGGATGAGCATAGCTGAAAGCTTGGGAGCAAACACAGAGGAAATCATCTTTACGAGCGGTGGAACGGAAGCGGATAACCTTGCCATCACCGGTGTTGCCAGATCCCGAAAGCATGAAGGCACTCACGTAATTACGACGGAAGCCGAACACCACGCGGTGCTTCACGCTTGCAAGCAGTTGGAGCGGGAAGGATATGATGTCACATATTTACCGGTCATGTCGGACGGAACAGTTCGCATGGACGCTTTGCAGGAAGCTTTGCGGGAAGATACCATTTTAGTGACAATTATGTACGGAAACAATGAAACGGGAGCCATTAATCCGATCAAGGCTATCGGCGAGCATTTGCGCGTGCACAACGCGCTGTTCCATACCGATGCGGTACAAGCTTATGGGGTATTACCCCTCGATGTAGCGTCCCTTCAAGTCGACTTGCTCACCGCTTCCGCCCATAAAATCAACGGACCTAAAGGGTCGGGTTTTTTGTACGTAAAAAAAGAAACACAGCTTCATCCGTTGTTTTTCGGAGGAGAACAAGAAAGACGATTGCGCCCGGGGACTGAAAATGTCCCGGCAATTGCCGGTTTCGGCGAAGCCGTTCAATTGCTGATGAACGAAAAACGGGAACGGGCAATAACGTATACAAGGCTTGTGAATCACCTGTTGTCCGCGCTTGAGGATGAAAATGTGGCATATGAAATAAATGGACAAGGACAAAGGCTGCCCCATATTATCAACCTCCATCTTCCCGGCATATCGACGGAAGCCCTTTTGACGCAACTTGATCTGAAGGGAATCGCGGTCTCGAGTGGGTCTGCCTGTACGGCGGGAAGCTTTCAGCCATCGCACGTATTGAAAGCAATGTATGGCGAGGATGATGGCCGAGTACGCTCTTCCGTTCGGGTTAGTGTTGGCTATGGGAATGATGAGGAACAACTGAACGAAGCAGCGAAAGCGATCGCGAACATTGCCGATCAACACCGTCGTCTGTTGGCAAAAAAGCGAGGTGAAACCAATGGCAACAAACAATGA
- the mnmA gene encoding tRNA 2-thiouridine(34) synthase MnmA, producing the protein MATNNDTRVVVGMSGGVDSSVAAALLKEEGYDVVGIFMKNWDDTDENGVCTATVDYQDVARVCDQIGIPYYSVNFEQQYWDSVFTYFLEEYRKGRTPNPDIVCNKEIKFKAFLDYALLLGADYLATGHYARLAESRDGTVELMRGVDGNKDQTYFLSQLTQEQLSQVMFPLGSYDKKEVRNMAEERALATASKKDSTGICFIGERDFKSFLQQYLPAQPGEMRTPQGERKGRHEGLMYYTLGQRQGLGIGGAGEPWFVVDKDLEENVLIVAQGSKHPALMSDGLYGSGLNWLSSSLPTEAFPCTAKFRYRQADQEVTLYVNDENEFFVAFKEAQRAVTPGQAVVFYDGDVCLGGGTIESTAVNEEVEMLSGSG; encoded by the coding sequence ATGGCAACAAACAATGATACCCGTGTCGTCGTGGGCATGTCCGGAGGCGTTGATTCATCAGTGGCCGCGGCTTTGCTTAAAGAAGAAGGTTATGACGTCGTCGGCATTTTTATGAAAAATTGGGATGACACGGATGAAAACGGCGTCTGCACAGCGACTGTTGATTACCAAGATGTGGCACGTGTGTGTGACCAAATCGGTATCCCTTATTATTCGGTGAACTTTGAACAGCAATATTGGGACAGCGTGTTTACGTATTTTCTGGAAGAATACCGGAAAGGGCGCACCCCAAACCCGGATATCGTGTGCAACAAAGAAATTAAATTTAAAGCGTTCTTGGACTATGCGTTGCTGCTCGGTGCCGACTATTTAGCTACCGGCCATTATGCACGTCTGGCTGAGTCTAGGGATGGCACGGTGGAACTTATGCGCGGCGTTGATGGCAACAAAGACCAAACGTACTTTTTGAGCCAACTAACCCAGGAGCAGCTCTCGCAAGTCATGTTTCCGCTTGGTTCTTATGATAAAAAAGAAGTAAGAAACATGGCGGAAGAACGAGCGCTGGCGACGGCGTCGAAAAAAGACAGTACCGGCATTTGCTTTATCGGCGAACGTGATTTTAAATCTTTTCTCCAACAATATTTGCCCGCGCAACCGGGGGAAATGCGTACGCCCCAAGGCGAGCGGAAAGGGCGTCACGAAGGATTGATGTATTATACGCTCGGGCAACGCCAAGGCCTTGGCATCGGCGGCGCCGGCGAACCTTGGTTCGTCGTCGATAAAGATCTCGAGGAAAATGTACTAATCGTTGCTCAAGGAAGTAAACACCCCGCACTCATGTCTGACGGGCTTTATGGATCCGGTTTAAATTGGCTTTCTTCCTCATTGCCAACGGAGGCCTTTCCATGCACGGCGAAATTTCGATATCGACAAGCGGATCAAGAAGTTACGTTGTACGTGAACGATGAAAATGAATTCTTTGTGGCGTTTAAAGAAGCCCAACGAGCGGTTACCCCCGGACAAGCGGTCGTTTTTTACGATGGAGACGTATGTTTAGGCGGGGGCACGATTGAGTCAACCGCCGTAAATGAAGAAGTCGAAATGCTATCGGGAAGTGGGTAA